The following coding sequences are from one Methanococcoides orientis window:
- a CDS encoding YkgJ family cysteine cluster protein, with translation MEVNSIDEQIEDTKKELEEMLAYPDEKLIDIIKEVGFECDMCAKCCTKEFNDHVFLLDKDTEFIKSIDPNLIKPAPYYEFCDQNGRFYVSGYALRTKEDGSCVMLENKRCTMYDRRLTICRLYPYMLHRETDDEGNLDWRQISGLNEHGCYHSEISDSEAEKIAADTKAYEEAYLRQQIRFLGKVRDHFKKNGLRHVKSIYDRKMRSFSKGEEIEVYVYYKDELELSRASVDD, from the coding sequence ATGGAAGTTAATTCTATAGACGAACAGATCGAGGATACAAAGAAGGAACTTGAGGAAATGCTTGCATATCCTGATGAGAAACTGATCGACATCATCAAGGAAGTGGGGTTTGAATGCGACATGTGTGCCAAGTGCTGTACCAAAGAGTTCAACGACCATGTGTTCCTGCTCGACAAAGATACAGAGTTCATTAAAAGCATTGATCCAAACCTTATCAAACCTGCACCTTATTACGAGTTCTGCGACCAGAACGGGCGATTCTATGTTTCAGGTTATGCACTAAGAACAAAGGAGGATGGAAGTTGTGTCATGCTTGAGAACAAAAGATGTACCATGTATGACAGAAGGCTCACCATCTGTCGGCTTTACCCTTACATGCTCCACAGGGAAACGGATGATGAAGGAAACCTTGACTGGAGACAGATATCCGGACTTAACGAGCACGGGTGCTACCACTCCGAAATATCGGACAGTGAAGCTGAAAAAATAGCTGCAGACACAAAGGCTTATGAGGAAGCATACCTTCGCCAGCAGATAAGGTTCCTCGGGAAGGTCAGGGATCACTTCAAAAAGAACGGGCTTCGCCACGTAAAATCGATCTATGACAGGAAGATGCGTTCTTTTTCCAAAGGCGAAGAGATCGAAGTTTACGTATATTACAAGGACGAACTCGAACTTTCACGAGCATCCGTTGATGACTGA